In the genome of Colletes latitarsis isolate SP2378_abdomen chromosome 9, iyColLati1, whole genome shotgun sequence, one region contains:
- the Mrpl18 gene encoding mitochondrial ribosomal protein L18, which yields MFLRTRVSNLFIKRQVHGNKEIIENCKEIRNRNPRNLERLRIAWKPNGYALEKPGFAYWHKLNVLVSQRYITAQIEHYKNGPIITVSSQEWGLKTQLYRTKDVSTYIHVGRILAQRCLECGISEIYVPDYSITSTKMKLLTEELEKNEICLQEPKRYKYWNTSYFHREDKPWETFE from the exons atgtttctgAGAACTCGTGttagtaatttatttattaagagGCAAGTGCACGGAAATAAAGAGATAATAGAAAATTGCAAAGAAATCAGAAACCGTAATCCAAGAAATTTAGAACGTTTAAGGATTGCATGGAAACCTAACGGTTACGCTTTGGAGAAACCTGGATTTGCGTATTGGCACAA ATTGAACGTGCTTGTTTCTCAACGCTATATTACCGCGCAAATAGAACATTATAAGAATGGTCCTATTATTACAGTATCAAGCCAAGAATGGGGTTTAAAAACACAATTATACAG AACAAAAGATGTGTCAACATACATACATGTAGGGCGTATACTTGCACAACGTTGTTTGGAATGTGGAATATCTGAGATTTATGTTCCTGATTACTCTATAACTTCAACTAAAATGAAACTTTTGACCGAGGaattagaaaaaaatgaaatttgtttgcAAGAACCAAAGAGATACAAATATTGGAATACTTCATATTTCCACCGTGAAGATAAACCTTGGGAAACTTTTGAGTAG
- the LOC143345924 gene encoding protein Wnt-5b: protein MTSETPGSIKMAICSTLLAILQLLLIDAASTVPGTWINVGLQHFPQLESTQMIETYDVAASSICHGLKGLSQGQGKLCQLSVDHMPSVARGAKFGILECQHQFRDRRWNCSTVHDESVFGPMLRLASRETAFVHAITAAGVVYSISRSCRDGQLSSCGCSRSSRPRDLDRHWIWGGCGDNLEYGYKFTQAFVDVRERERSFKRGSREQGRSLMNLHNNEAGRRAVIKRSKVTCKCHGVSGSCSLITCWQQLASFREIGDFLLDKYDGATEVRVNRRGRLSMRDPRFSLPTANDLVYLDESPNYCLPNETFGSLGTHGRICNRTSSGMDGCNLLCCGRGYNTQKSTIRERCECKFHWCCFVECKTCVKSIDIHTCK from the exons atAAAAATGGCGATTTGCAGCACCTTGCTTGCCATCTTACAATTATTACTCATCGATGCAGCGTCGACGGTACCAGGGACATGGAT AAACGTCGGTTTGCAACATTTTCCGCAACTCGAGTCTACACAAATGATAGAAACCTACGACGTAGcggcgtctagtatttgccacggGCTGAAAGGTCTCTCACAGGGCCAAGGGAAACTATGTCAACTTTCCGTGGATCACATGCCAAGTGTAGCAAGAGGCGCTAAGTTTGGGATTCTCGAGTGCCAGCACCAATTCCGCGACCGAAGGTGGAATTGTTCCACTGTTCATGACGAGTCCGTATTTGGACCTATGCTCAGATTAG CTAGCAGGGAAACTGCGTTCGTTCATGCAATCACAGCTGCAGGAGTAGTCTATTCGATCAGCCGATCCTGCAGAGACGGCCAGTTATCTTCGTGTGGCTGTTCCAGAAGCAGCAGACCTCGAGATCTAGATCGACATTGGATTTGGGGAGGCTGTGGTGACAACCTCGAGTACGGTTACAA ATTTACCCAAGCATTCGTCGACGTAAGAGAACGCGAACGCAGCTTTAAAAGGGGTAGCAGAGAACAAGGCAGAAGTCTGATGAATCTTCATAATAACGAAGCTGGTCGCAGG GCTGTCATTAAAAGATCTAAGGTAACTTGCAAGTGCCACGGGGTTTCCGGAAGTTGCAGTTtgattacttgttggcaacaacTGGCATCATTTCGAGAAATTG GTGATTTTCTATTAGATAAATACGATGGAGCAACAGAGGTCAGGGTAAATAGGCGTGGGCGTCTTTCTATGCGAGATCCAAGATTTTCATTGCCCACGGCGAACGATCTCGTTTATTTGGACGAGTCTCCAAACTATTGTCTTCCTAATGAAACATTCGGATCACTAG gtACACACGGCAGAATTTGTAACAGAACATCATCTGGTATGGACGGATGTAATCTCCTTTGTTGTGGTAGGGGTTACAACACACAGAAATCAACTATCCGAGAAAGATGCGAGTGCAAATTTCATTGGTGTTGCTTCGTAGAATGTAAAACTTGCGTTAAGAGTATAGACATTCACACTTGCAAATAA